A single window of Aspergillus flavus chromosome 4, complete sequence DNA harbors:
- a CDS encoding carbon-nitrogen hydrolase: MATQVRLAAAHVAPIFLSAHETTQKAIHLIEQAAKNKANLIAFPESFISAFPIWSALRPPTENHDLFQRMVRESIHADGQEIQAVRATARKCNIIVSLGFSEKARTSSATLFNSNMIIGNRGDVLVHHRKLVPTFFEKLTWSPGDGYGLRVADTECGKIGALICGENTNPLARYALIAQGEQIHISTWPAIWPTRLPSQPVAEKHNPQSDAMGKSNYDNVAANRIRAAAHCFEAKCFGVLCAGMLGPDAIDIVSSSSSSVKQSMEQSQRAATMFLNPTGAPIQGFVIDEVTSAQHSADFLQAREGILYADVDLTDCVEGKQYHDIAGGYQRMDVFDLQVNRTRQQPVRFTDTVDLQPDQVPHKGSKGRRD; the protein is encoded by the coding sequence ATGGCCACTCAGGTTCGACTTGCTGCCGCCCATGTCGCCCCCATCTTTCTCTCCGCTCATGAAACAACACAAAAAGCAATCCACTTGATCGAACAGGCTGCTAAAAACAAGGCAAACCTTATCGCGTTTCCGGAGTCTTTCATATCTGCATTTCCCATCTGGAGTGCCCTGCGCCCGCCGACCGAGAACCATGACCTCTTTCAGCGAATGGTCCGGGAATCCATCCACGCAGACGGGCAGGAGATACAGGCGGTCCGCGCGACTGCGAGAAAGTGCAACATCATAGTGAGCCTTGGCTTCTCGGAGAAGGCCCGCACAAGCAGTGCAACCTTATTCAACTCGAATATGATCATTGGAAACCGGGGGGATGTTCTCGTCCATCACCGGAAACTCGTGCCGACGTTCTTCGAGAAACTGACTTGGTCGCCTGGGGATGGCTATGGACTGCGGGTTGCGGATACAGAGTGTGGGAAGATTGGGGCCCTTATCTGTGGAGAGAACACCAATCCTCTGGCTCGATATGCTCTCATCGCCCAGGGCGAGCAGATCCATATCTCGACCTGGCCAGCCATATGGCCAACCCGGTTGCCATCGCAGCCTGTGGCGGAAAAACACAATCCACAGTCTGATGCAATGGGAAAATCAAATTATGACAATGTAGCGGCGAACAGAATCCGTGCGGCAGCCCATTGCTTCGAAGCGAAATGCTTCGGAGTTCTCTGCGCCGGGATGTTGGGACCCGATGCGATTGATATCGTTTCCTCTAGTTCATCCAGTGTTAAACAGTCCATGGAGCAATCCCAACGAGCCGCAACTATGTTCCTCAACCCGACTGGGGCACCCATACAGGGATTTGTGATAGATGAAGTTACATCGGCTCAGCATTCTGCCGATTTCCTACAAGCTCGGGAAGGCATACTGTACGCCGATGTTGATCTGACCGACTGTGTTGAGGGTAAGCAATACCACGATATCGCCGGTGGCTACCAGCGGATGGACGTCTTTGATCTCCAAGTAAATCGGACCCGTCAACAACCAGTCAGATTCACTGACACAGTTGACTTGCAGCCTGACCAGGTCCCGCACAAGGGATCAAAAGGCAGGCGGGACTAG
- a CDS encoding phenylacetaldoxime dehydratase family protein, translated as MFPLYLDGMLTLQTCLAAIERWLATDQDNAPAAVERFRVIDGDDTPDSLVFACYWDTESKYENGIKGLNLTQLYQKLDKSIQPTVGLWCERFVSHVSRLETNYSGTDYLPGLARLPGTKTVAHSYSAYWGAARDRIPDSAFELFEQDENPTATAIPDAMSTSLGKHLTGTNFHNVVHIRTGQFWNNCDEDEKRSYEDKLEPTLREGLSYLWQNPAETGSMGLRYLSNIPTSSPEWSGQSNESCVTGFFRSLADLETWAKKHPSHLAIYTGAIRHAKTFGDRRKFRTWHEVSVLRRGDAHFEYLNCLPGTGMIKCVSLTEVSDLRPRN; from the exons ATGTTCCCCCTATACCTCGATGGTATGCTCACTTTGCAGACG TGCCTCGCGGCGATCGAGCGGTGGCTCGCTACAGACCAGGACAACGCGCCTGCTGCGGTGGAGCGTTTTCGGGTGATTGACGGTGACGACACCCCAGATTCACTCGTCTTTGCATGCTACTGGGATACGGAATCAAAGTATGAGAACGGTATCAAAGGATTGAATCTCACTCAACTGTACCAAAAGCTCGATAAGTCGATTCAGCCGACAGTGGGTCTCTGGTGTGAGAGGTTTGTCAGTCACGTTTCTCGTCTGGAGACAAACTACTCAGGGACAGACTATCTGCCTGGCCTGGCTCGACTGCCGGGCACAAAGACCGTAGCGCATTCATACTCGGCATACTGGGGCGCTGCTCGGGATCGAATTCCTGATTCGGCATTTGAGCTCTTTGAGCAGGATGAGAATcccacagcaacagcaattCCTGATGCTATGTCGACATCCTTGGGCAAGCACCTCACGGGTACCAACTTCCATAACGTGGTACATATACGGACTGGTCAGTTCTGGAACAATTGcgacgaagatgagaaaCGTTCTTATGAAGACAAATTGGAACCGACTCTCCGAGAGGGCCTGTCATACTTATGGCAGAACCCCGCCGAGACGGGTTCCATGGGACTGAGATACCTATCTAACATTCCCACCTCTTCGCCCGAATGGTCAGGGCAGTCAAACGAGTCCTGTGTGACCGGATTCTTCAGAAGCCTTGCTGACCTGGAAACCTGGGCCAAGAAGCACCCATCGCATCTGGCTATATATACTGGTGCCATTCGGCATGCGAAGACTTTCGGGGATAGACGAAAATTTCGGACGTGGCATGAGGTCTCGGTACTAAGGCGCGGCGATGCACATTTTGAATATCTCAATTGCTTGCCGGGCACTGGCATGATAAAATGTGTATCCCTCACCGAAGTTAGTGATTTACGTCCGAGAAATTAA
- a CDS encoding fungal-specific transcription factor domain-containing protein: protein MSSRSVKNRGCFQCTKRRIVCDGAHPTCYKCQKKGIECSGLGRFRFSTGIATRGKLKGCAIPATVPPQSHCNNQSPTGAPTPQKIRWKDDGPNRNKRKPRTAATKASTYPTVQEVKDRQAWLDSESQSKSAVPRASETLIAPDALGEKPRVGSVRYFEGTTTQQDQVEWQECSGSYNNDGGKGCDYWSSRAPDLCSTIIPWIPSLGPEDRMYLSHFASQVAPVMVIFDNVSNGYRDIFLPLACEDEVLRGAIRAVAAQHLALRHPGFQGIAEIGRAAIISRLRRDSLQASSDSIVNLRTWATLIVLLVGETITGSPEYSHLLRTLLSLMPSLCQMEETPAYRFLVQQTHMFQFLGQPLLNETQGMNALGFHPSHYLDWTDYELPPESRHNRVLWVVRQAFIEASQIYILRATTNHDLWDRLESLKQLVSRVDPDEQGAHALVWVCFIAAADSTDPEHRRFFTERMNQVFAKTKFQNIVAAVRTLPEIWAQQGSGRWTSNLIQLTPTLIM, encoded by the exons ATGAGCTCCAGAAGTGTTAAGAATCGAG GGTGTTTTCAGTGTACTAAGCGACGGATTGTCTGCGACGGCGCCCATCCTACCTGCTATAAGTGCCAGAAAAAAGGTATTGAATGCTCAGGTCTCGGTCGGTTTCGCTTTTCCACAGGCATAGCCACGCGCGGGAAATTGAAAGGATGTGCCATTCCGGCCACAGTGCCACCTCAATCGCATTGCAATAATCAGTCACCCACGGGTGCTCCAACGCCTCAGAAGATCCGATGGAAGGACGACGGTCCAAATCGTAACAAGCGCAAACCTAGAACGGCAGCCACAAAGGCTAGCACATATCCGACCGTACAAGAAGTGAAGGATCGCCAGGCTTGGCTTGATTCTGAGTCTCAAAGCAAATCCGCAGTTCCTCGTGCCAGTGAAACCTTAATAGCACCAGATGCACTAGGTGAGAAACCTCGTGTTGGGTCAGTCAGGTACTTCGAGGGCACCACAACCCAGCAGGACCAGGTGGAATGGCAAGAATGCTCCGGTTCGTACAACAATGATGGAGGAAAGGGTTGTGATTACTGGTCGTCGCGAGCTCCGGACTTGTGCAGCACTATAATTCCATGGATTCCTTCATTGGGTCCTGAAGACCGAATGTACCTCTCGCATT TCGCCAGCCAAGTAGCCCCAGTCATGGTCATCTTCGATAATGTTTCCAATGGCTACCGAGATATTTTCCTACCTCTAGCATGCGAGGATGAAGTCCTGCGTGGGGCGATTCGAGCTGTGGCGGCTCAGCATCTGGCTCTACGACATCCAGGTTTTCAGGGCATAGCAGAAATTGGCCGTGCAGCGATCATCTCCCGGCTTCGGCGCGATTCTTTACAGGCATCCTCGGACAGCATCGTTAATCTTCGCACGTGGGCAACCCTGATTGTTCTACTCGTGGGTGAAACCATCACAGGCAGTCCCGAGTACTCTCATTTACTGCGCACACTACTCTCCCTGATGCCGAGCCTCTGTCAAATGGAGGAGACGCCCGCCTATCGCTTTCTTGTACAACAAACCCACAT GTTTCAATTTCTCGGACAGCCGTTGCTTAATGAAACCCAAGGCATGAATGCCCTAGGCTTTCACCCTAGCCACTACCTTGATTGGACCGACTATGAACTACCCCCCGAGTCCAGGCACAATAGGGTTCTTTGGGTGGTCAGACAGGCCTTTATCGAAGCTTCCCAAATTTATATCCTCCGAGCCACTACCAACCACGACCTATGGGATCGACTGGAGAGCTTGAAGCAGCTGGTGTCACGCGTTGACCCTGATGAGCAAGGCGCGCATGCCCTTGTTTGGGTGTGTTtcatcgccgccgccgattCTACTGACCCAGAACACCGGCGCTTCTTCACAGAACGCATGAACCAGGTTTTCGCAAAGACCAAGTTTCAAAATATTGTTGCAGCTGTCCGGACCTTACCGGAGATCTGGGCACAACAGGGCTCCGGGCGCTGGACGTCGAATTTGATCCAGCTAACTCCCACGCTCATTATGTAG
- a CDS encoding putative alcohol dehydrogenase, giving the protein MAPTTATALVTKGGKLSKETIPVPTPGEHQVLVKISYVAQNPTDVQSLDANAFGDDAVLGCDFVGTVEKTGDKVSRIKTGTVIAGLIWGGEIKGLGGYSEYTLADERICFPLPEGVTPEQASTVPLAACTALIALFSKDCLNIPQNSGETVLIWGGSSSVGLYAIQIAKYYGLNVVTTCSPRHHDLVKSLGASHAFDYRDAKVVEIIKAATNFGLRYVFDTIGNDSSSVTASHAVSEQGGGLCTVRPGKAFTENVTKQTKVTDVLVWTAFLKEHKYGEFYWPPHKEDHELSAHFFEELPKLLSSRVITPNTPKLLEGLDSVPKGFQEYRDGVISNYKIVYKV; this is encoded by the exons ATGGCTCCTACCACCGCTACAGCCCTCGTCACCAAAGGCGGCAAGCTGTCCAAGGAAACCATTCCTGTGCCGACTCCAGGCGAACATCAGGTGCTGGTGAAGATTTCCTATGTCGCCCAGAACCCTACCGACG TCCAATCACTCGACGCCAATGCCTTCGGTGATGATGCGGTTCTCGGTTGTGACTTTGTCGGTACTGTCGAGAAGACGGGCGACAAAGTGAGCAGGATCAAGACTGGCACCGTGATTGCTGGTCTAATTTGGGGAG GCGAGATCAAGGGGTTGGGTGGCTACAGCGAGTACACCCTCGCAGATGAGCGCATTTGTTTCCCGCTGCCCGAAGGTGTCACTCCCGAGCAGGCCTCCACAGTGCCCCTCGCCGCGTGCACAGCACTGATCgctctcttctccaaggACTGTCTCAACATCCCTCAGAACTCTGGAGAGACTGTTCTCATTTGGGGCGGCAGCT CAAGCGTCGGACTTTACGCCATCCAGATCGCCAAGTACTACGGCCTCAACGTTGTGACGACTTGCAGTCCCCGGCACCACGATCTTGTCAAGTCCCTTGGTGCTAGTCACGCTTTTGACTACCGCGATGCTAAGGTGGTGGAGATCATCAAGGCCGCTACGAACTTCGGCCTCAGGTACGTCTTCGACACCATCGGCAACGACTCGTCCTCGGTCACTGCATCGCACGCAGTCTCCGAACAGGGTGGCGGCCTGTGCACTGTTCGTCCGGGCAAGGCTTTCACCGAGAACGTGACCAAGCAGACTAAGGTGACGGATGTGCTTGTCTGGACGGCGTTCTTGAAGGAGCATAAATACGGGGAGTTCTACTGGCCT CCGCACAAGGAGGACCACGAACTTTCAGCCCACTTCTTCGAGGAACTGCCCAAGTTGCTCTCTTCTAGAGTCATCACACCGAATACTCCGAAGCTCCTCGAGGGACTCGACTCTGTGCCAAAGGGATTCCAGGAATACCGTGACGGAGTGATCTCCAACTACAAGATAGTGTACAAGGTGTAA
- a CDS encoding putative benzoate 4-monooxygenase cytochrome P450 (cytochrome protein): MTLLQNIVSETPLAAGSALLTAIVVAYVIYQRYLHPLAKYPGPFLASITDLWQVHQFLSLQQPYNLTALHERYGPIVRYGPDKLSITHESAVPTIYQKSAKSMPKTEFYDAYGAAHPNVFGMRDEVMHSVRRRHMSHSFSLSYIKEMEEYLDLNIRILKDKIRYHSEIGEVFDLKKALHYYMIDVLGELAFSRSFGVQEADDESRIPPVIEHSLLAAVTGAWPTMTMTLKRWLPYMPHAGLRRLFAGRKACADLASSSVQRRLRDLNDGGSSVGVQNRKDILTNLIKAKHPETGERLTQTDLETEAFGFIIAGTHTTSATSTLLFYHLLHNPDFMRKCTEEIDSNLPSLGPSETAYSITAAEASLPFLRNCIRENFRITPVFTMPLARRITDPAGVTIEGEHLPQGTSVAVCNHAFHHNPVVWGEDHNIFNPNRWNDPNVGAKARLLMHFGLGGRQCIGKAVATTNIYKLLSTLLKEFTFELADEQERVDVDKGLYKGRIPKLFSVGISDLQGPLLVRARVR, translated from the exons ATGACCCTTCTTCAGAATATCGTGTCAGAGACGCCGTTGGCTGCGGGCAGCGCTTTGCTCACCGCAATCGTTGTCGCATATGTCATTTATCAACGCTACCTGCACCCACTGGCCAAATATCCAGGACCGTTCCTTGCAAGTATCACAGATCTATGGCAGGTTCACCAGTTCCTGTCTCTACAACAACCATACAATCTCACCGCACTCCACGAGAGATACGGCCCCATCGTTAGATACGGACCAGACAAGCTCAGCATTACACACGAGAGTGCTGTCCCGACAATTTACCAGAAAAGCGCCAAGTCCATGCCGAAAACCGAGTTTTACGATGCTTATGGGGCTGCTCATCCAAATGTGTTTGGGATGCGGGATGAAGTG ATGCACTCGGTGAGGCGGCGTCATATGTCTCACAGCTTTTCTTTGAGCTACATcaaggagatggaagagTACCTTGATCTAAACATACGCATTCTGAAAGATAAGATTAGATACCACAGTGAAATAGGCGAAGTATTTGACCTAAAGAAAGCTTTGCATTACTATATGATCGATGTTCTAGGTGAACTTGCGTTTAGCCGGTCTTTCGGTGTGCAAGAGGCTGATGACGAGTCGCGTATTCCGCCGGTGATCGAGCATAGCCTTTTGGCGGCTGTCACCGGTGCATGGCCCACAATGACAATGACCCTGAAAAGGTGGCTCCCCTACATGCCGCATGCAGGGCTTCGGCGGCTCTTTGCTGGCCGAAAGGCCTGCGCAGATCTTGCATCGAGCAGCGTTCAACGACGCCTGAGGGATCTGAATGATGGTGGAAGTTCAGTCGGAGTACAGAATCGGAAGGATATTCTGACCAACTTGATCAAGGCGAAGCACCCTGAGACAGGCGAAAGGCTTACGCAAACTGATCTGGAAACGGAGGCGTTTGGTTTCAT TATTGCCGGAACTCACACAACTAGCGCTACATCCACACTTCTCTTCTACCATCTCCTCCATAACCCTGACTTCATGAGGAAGTGCACTGAGGAGATCGACTCTAACCTGCCGTCCCTTGGACCGAGCGAGACTGCGTACTCTATCACAGCCGCAGAAGCCTCTCTCCCATTTTTACGAAACTGTATCCGAGAGAACTTCCGTATTACCCCGGTTTTCACGATGCCGTTAGCACGTCGTATTACTGACCCTGCCGGAGTAACGATAGAAGGCGAACACTTGCCTCAAGGA ACGTCAGTCGCTGTATGCAACCACGCATTCCATCACAACCCTGTCGTTTGGGGTGAGGACCATAATATATTCAACCCTAATCGCTGGAATGATCCAAATGTTGGTGCTAAAGCCCGGCTCTTGATGCACTTCGGGCTGGGTGGCCGGCAATGTATTGGGAAAGCTGTGGCGACTACTAATATATACAAATTGCTCAGTACTCTGCTTAAGGAGTTTACGTTTGAGCTAGCCGATGAGCAGGAGCGGGTGGATGTGGACAAGGGGTTGTATAAAGGCAGAATCCCGAAGCTTTTCAGTGTTGGAATTAGTGACCTGCAGGGACCTTTGCTCGTTAGAGCTCGAGTTCGTTGA
- a CDS encoding putative amino acid transporter, whose protein sequence is MDASETKPKHEQCLDTERPYTESIQHGDLDCLEGLNFQPEGTRKLTPLQTISASWIICDSWAGVAATVALAVVQGGPVTLIYGLILIFFLVGACTLTLAELASTYPTAGGQYHWTSILAPKHLSRALSYCCGVSNMLAWIAICTGIAIIPAQLILGIVLFYNSEYQSQPWHYFLIYQSINGLVLLYNTTLLKKSLWFHDVSFFMTLTSFVIIMVTCLARSASRYEASSSVWATFLDGSGWNSGGVAFLTGLVSPNYMYAGIDGALHLAEECRNATTAVPRALISTLVIGFVTSFAFMITMLYCTSDLDTVVASSTGVPIYEMWHQATRSTSAATVFICLLLLAAVFALTGAQQTASRLTWSLARDRALIGSQWTGQLHDTLEVPVWALVFNYAVMFLIGCIYLGSSSAFNAFIGTGLVLQHISYAFPAALLLYRCRSATWLPDPRPFRLPSPVGWGANLITVCFAVLVLIFYDFPTVMPVTGSNMSEFDYHHVSCTRYRLLTCRTGLPDYTPAVLGAMAIVAGINWLVYARKWYQGPRLRRSSGEIQK, encoded by the exons AACAATGCCTCGATACCGAAAGGC CCTACACAGAATCTATCCAACACGGTGACCTGGACTGTCTGGAAGGACTCAACTTTCAACCAGAGGGTACGCGGAAACTGACCCCTTTACAAACTATATCCGCCAGCTGGATCATTTGTGACAGCTGGGCGGGAGTTGCTGCCACAGTAGCTCTTGCAGTAGTCCAGGGCGGGCCCGTAACTCTCATCTATGGGTTGattttgatcttctttttggtcGGTGCTTGTACCCTGACCCTGGCCGAGCTAGCCAGTACATATCCAACCGCTGGCGGGCAGTACCATTGGACGAGCATTCTGGCCCCGAAGCATCTGAGTCGGGCGTTG AGTTATTGTTGTGGTGTCTCCAACATGCTTGCCTGGATCGCTATCTGCACTGGGATTGCCATCATACCAGCACAGCTTATCCTCGGTATTGTCCTCTTCTATAACTCGGAGTATCAATCGCAGCCGTGGCACTACTTCTTAATCTACCAGTCCATTAATGGGCTGGTCCTGTTGTATAACACAACCCTGTTGAAGAAGTCCCTCTGGTTTCATGACGTATCCT TCTTCATGACCCTCACAAGTTTCGTCATTATCATGGTGACTTGCCTTGCTCGCTCGGCCTCTCGGTACGAGGCATCAAGTAGTGTATGGGCCACCTTTCTAGATGGCAGCGGATGGAACTCGGGCGGAGTGGCCTTTCTCACGGGTCTTGTCTCTCCCAACTACATGTACGCTGGTATTGATGGTGCCTTGCACTTGGCAGAAGAGTGCCGGAATGCAACAACCGCTGTTCCTCGTGCTCTGATCAGTACTTTGGTTATTGGCTTCGTCACCTCTTTCGCCTTCATGATTACGATGCTATACTGTACCAGTGATTTGGATACTGTGGTGGCATCGTCTACCGG AGTTCCAATTTACGAAATGTGGCATCAAGCGACACGTTCCACCTCGGCCGCTACCGTGTTCATTTGCCTCCTTCTGCTCGCAGCCGTCTTCGCTCTCACGGGCGCTCAACAAACGGCATCTCGTCTTACCTGGTCCTTGGCAAGAGACCGGGCCCTGATCGGTAGTCAATGGACCGGACAATTGCATGACACCCTAGAAGTCCCCGTCTGGGCTCTGGTGTTCAACTATGCAGTTATGTTCCTCATCGGCTGTATTTACTtaggatcatcatctgcatttAATGCCTTTATTGGTACCGGCTTAGTTCTACAGCACATTTCATACGCTTTCCCGGCCGCGTTGCTGCTGTATCGATGCCGATCGGCGACTTGGTTGCCGGATCCACGCCCGTTCCGATTGCCCAGTCCAGTGGGATGGGGAGCCAATCTGATAACTGTGTGCTTCGcagtgttggtgttgatctTTTATGACTTCCCGACTGTGATGCCGGTTACTGGCAGTAATATGAGTGAGTTCGACTACCACCACGTCTCTTGTACCCGATACCGTTTATTGACCTGTAGGACGGGGCTTCCAGATTATACGCCTGCAGTGCTCGGTGCCATGGCCATTGTGGCTGGCATAAATTGGTTGGTGTATGCACGAAAGTGGTATCAGGGTCCACGACTTCGCAGATCCAGTGGGGAAATTCAGAAATAA